A single genomic interval of Caballeronia sp. NK8 harbors:
- a CDS encoding cytochrome c, which translates to MGFRHAIALASLMLACASSLAATLAINVGGERSLTTDQLLARPDAATIRVPNDVTFHRTMTYRAVPLRALLGITTLPEGKELQITGTDGFVTHLSAKLLFSAAKQRAEPWLAIEPPDAPWPQAPGIGDIGPFYVVWIDPGASGVSSEQWPFKVDAIRIAPTLAARFPQIAVDKSVPADSPIRRGQTVLATQCMVCHKMNGAGDASMGPDLNLPHNPTEYFQPWVLKSFIRNPKSIRAWPDMKMPGFDKNAISDSDLDAVIAYLGYMAKHRK; encoded by the coding sequence ATGGGCTTCAGACATGCAATAGCACTGGCGAGCCTGATGCTGGCTTGCGCTTCCTCGCTTGCCGCGACCCTCGCGATCAATGTCGGCGGCGAACGCTCGCTCACGACCGATCAGTTGCTCGCGCGCCCCGACGCCGCCACGATCCGCGTGCCGAACGACGTCACGTTCCACCGCACGATGACGTATCGCGCGGTGCCGCTGCGCGCGCTGCTCGGCATCACGACATTGCCCGAAGGCAAGGAATTGCAGATAACCGGCACCGATGGCTTCGTCACGCACCTGTCGGCGAAGTTGCTCTTTAGCGCCGCGAAGCAGCGCGCCGAACCGTGGCTCGCGATCGAACCGCCCGACGCGCCGTGGCCGCAAGCGCCGGGCATCGGCGATATCGGTCCGTTCTATGTCGTGTGGATCGATCCGGGCGCGTCGGGCGTCAGCAGCGAGCAATGGCCCTTCAAGGTCGATGCGATCCGCATCGCGCCGACGCTCGCCGCGCGGTTTCCGCAAATCGCCGTCGACAAGAGCGTGCCCGCCGATTCGCCGATTCGCCGCGGACAGACCGTGCTCGCGACGCAATGCATGGTCTGCCACAAGATGAACGGCGCGGGCGATGCCTCGATGGGCCCCGACCTCAACCTCCCGCACAACCCGACCGAATACTTCCAGCCGTGGGTGCTGAAGTCGTTCATCCGCAATCCAAAGTCGATCCGCGCCTGGCCCGACATGAAAATGCCCGGCTTCGACAAAAACGCCATCAGCGACAGCGATCTCGACGCCGTCATCGCGTATCTCGGTTACATGGCGAAACACCGGAAGTAA
- a CDS encoding MFS transporter — translation MTTASFRYPKQIAGRFRGDLFPWAIALATGLDYFDNSVFSFFTSYIAGGINATSDELVWASSAYAVASVLGILLQQWWIERLGNRRYIAGCLLLFAAGAVAATLSESAIELALARGFQGYFIGPMMSAARILIQTRFSAQERPAATRRFLNMILLGTALAPLCGGYLVASLGWRALFSCTAFAGVALGVLAFFAVPSSGRVQPDARGDAHFWPYILFAFAQGALQIVMQQVRFELFSTSPELIVLTVAGLLSLGWFVWHQWHHPKPLLRLHALREKTFQVGIVLYIAFYYINNAMSFLVSRLLEGGLGYLVENAGRLVGFTSMVSLAMAVVYFRYSSRIKHKKWMIMTGFLMAAFIGTWMINLPPDVSMPWLIAPMILRGMLLLFIALPVANLTFRVFAIDEYSHGYRFKNIVKQLTYSFSTATIIILEQHRVALHQTRLVEAVNPFNPTFQSVYQSLIGTFEHMGRSASEARSLALVEISRVVTQQANFLSSLDGFYYIIGIALCASVVAAWQTRID, via the coding sequence ATGACCACGGCTTCGTTTCGATATCCGAAGCAAATCGCCGGGCGTTTTCGTGGCGACCTGTTTCCTTGGGCCATCGCGCTCGCCACGGGTCTCGATTACTTCGACAATTCCGTCTTTTCGTTCTTCACGAGCTATATCGCGGGCGGCATCAATGCAACATCCGATGAGCTCGTGTGGGCATCGAGCGCGTATGCGGTGGCGTCCGTGCTCGGCATCCTGCTGCAGCAATGGTGGATCGAGCGGCTCGGCAACCGGCGCTATATCGCGGGATGTCTGCTGCTTTTCGCGGCGGGCGCGGTGGCGGCGACGCTGTCCGAATCGGCTATCGAACTGGCGCTCGCGCGCGGCTTTCAGGGCTACTTCATCGGTCCGATGATGAGCGCCGCGCGCATCCTGATCCAGACGCGCTTCAGTGCGCAAGAGCGCCCCGCCGCGACGCGCCGCTTTCTCAACATGATTCTGCTCGGCACCGCGCTCGCGCCCTTGTGCGGCGGGTATCTGGTCGCCTCGCTGGGCTGGCGCGCGCTCTTTTCGTGCACCGCGTTCGCGGGCGTCGCGCTCGGCGTGCTGGCGTTCTTCGCCGTGCCGTCTTCGGGACGCGTGCAGCCCGACGCGCGCGGCGACGCGCATTTCTGGCCGTACATTCTCTTCGCGTTCGCGCAGGGCGCGCTGCAGATCGTCATGCAGCAGGTGCGTTTCGAGCTTTTCAGCACGTCGCCCGAGTTGATCGTGCTGACAGTCGCCGGGCTGCTGTCGCTCGGATGGTTCGTGTGGCATCAATGGCATCATCCGAAGCCGTTGTTGCGGCTGCATGCGCTGCGCGAAAAGACGTTTCAGGTGGGCATCGTGCTGTACATCGCGTTCTATTACATCAACAACGCGATGAGCTTTCTCGTCTCGCGCCTGCTCGAAGGCGGCCTCGGTTATCTGGTGGAAAACGCGGGGCGGCTCGTCGGCTTCACGTCGATGGTTTCACTCGCGATGGCGGTCGTCTATTTTCGCTATTCGTCGCGCATCAAACACAAGAAGTGGATGATCATGACCGGCTTTCTGATGGCCGCGTTCATCGGCACATGGATGATCAATCTGCCGCCCGATGTCAGCATGCCGTGGCTCATCGCGCCGATGATCCTGCGTGGCATGCTGCTGCTCTTCATCGCGTTGCCGGTCGCGAACCTGACGTTTCGCGTCTTCGCAATCGATGAATACAGTCACGGTTATCGCTTCAAGAACATCGTCAAGCAACTGACCTATTCGTTCTCGACGGCGACGATCATCATTCTCGAACAGCATCGCGTCGCGCTGCATCAGACACGGCTCGTCGAAGCGGTCAATCCGTTCAACCCGACTTTTCAGAGTGTGTATCAAAGCCTGATCGGCACGTTCGAACACATGGGGCGCAGCGCGTCCGAGGCCAGGAGCCTGGCGCTCGTCGAGATCAGCCGCGTCGTTACGCAGCAGGCGAATTTTCTCAGTTCGCTCGATGGCTTCTACTACATCATCGGCATTGCGCTCTGCGCGAGCGTGGTGGCGGCGTGGCAGACGCGCATCGATTGA
- a CDS encoding transcriptional regulator: MMKTVTIGIASLEEVGERVLAAVKSGKFQGHFFSYATPELLFRTFTTPRWQIIRAMTGAGPMSIRELSRRIERDVKGVHRDVTALLEAGLLEHDEHGAIVFPFDTVHVDFTLKAADLAPPAATARKALAPAIDEVHEQAPRTPRRRAAPRKRDPRPAGSR; the protein is encoded by the coding sequence ATGATGAAGACCGTCACGATTGGCATCGCTTCACTGGAAGAGGTCGGCGAAAGGGTCTTGGCGGCCGTCAAGAGCGGCAAGTTCCAGGGTCACTTCTTCTCCTACGCCACCCCCGAACTGCTCTTCCGCACCTTCACGACCCCACGCTGGCAGATCATCCGGGCGATGACCGGCGCCGGCCCCATGTCCATCCGTGAGCTCTCGAGGCGAATCGAACGCGACGTGAAGGGTGTGCATCGCGATGTCACGGCGCTCCTCGAAGCCGGCCTGCTGGAGCATGACGAGCACGGCGCCATCGTCTTTCCGTTTGACACTGTGCATGTCGATTTCACGCTGAAGGCAGCCGATCTCGCACCGCCCGCCGCCACGGCACGCAAGGCGCTCGCTCCCGCCATCGATGAAGTTCACGAGCAGGCGCCGCGCACCCCGCGTCGACGCGCGGCGCCGCGCAAGCGCGACCCCCGCCCGGCAGGCAGCCGCTGA
- a CDS encoding oxaloacetate decarboxylase has product MSVTHADKRQALKARFARKEIVTAPGIFDMISAKMADSMGFECLYMTGFGTVASYLGLPDAGLATYTDMVDRVAAFCGGTNTPMICDGDTGYGGLLNVAHTVRGYEQAGAAGIQLEDQEFPKKCGHTPGRRVIALEDMVRKIKVAVESRSDGNFQIVARTDARTSLGLDEALRRGEAYAKAGADVLFIESPESVEELEKIGRAFDMPLLVNVVEGGRTPQLAPEELQKLGFSLAIYPASGFLSVAKALKDVYGEILARKGTMSASAAMYPFPEMCELMGFPEVWAFDRAHAD; this is encoded by the coding sequence ATGAGCGTTACGCATGCAGACAAGCGTCAGGCACTGAAAGCGCGATTCGCGCGCAAGGAGATCGTCACCGCGCCGGGCATCTTCGACATGATCTCCGCGAAGATGGCCGACTCGATGGGCTTCGAATGCCTCTATATGACGGGCTTCGGCACGGTCGCGTCCTACCTCGGTCTGCCGGACGCGGGGCTTGCGACCTATACCGACATGGTCGATCGCGTGGCGGCGTTTTGCGGCGGCACCAACACGCCGATGATCTGCGATGGCGACACGGGTTACGGCGGATTGCTGAACGTCGCGCATACGGTGCGCGGTTACGAGCAGGCGGGCGCGGCGGGCATTCAGCTCGAAGATCAGGAGTTCCCGAAGAAATGCGGTCATACGCCGGGGCGGCGCGTGATCGCGCTCGAAGACATGGTGCGCAAGATCAAGGTCGCGGTGGAAAGCCGAAGCGACGGCAATTTCCAGATCGTCGCGCGAACCGACGCACGCACGTCGCTCGGGCTCGATGAAGCGTTGCGTCGTGGCGAAGCCTATGCGAAGGCCGGCGCGGATGTGCTGTTCATCGAATCGCCGGAGAGTGTCGAGGAACTGGAGAAGATCGGGCGCGCGTTCGACATGCCGCTGCTCGTGAATGTCGTCGAAGGCGGACGCACGCCGCAGCTTGCGCCCGAGGAATTGCAGAAGCTCGGATTTTCGCTGGCGATTTATCCGGCGTCGGGTTTTCTGTCTGTCGCGAAGGCGCTCAAGGATGTCTATGGCGAGATTCTCGCGCGCAAAGGCACGATGAGCGCTTCAGCCGCGATGTATCCGTTCCCCGAGATGTGCGAGTTGATGGGATTCCCGGAAGTGTGGGCATTCGACCGGGCGCACGCGGACTGA
- a CDS encoding RidA family protein, with amino-acid sequence MARELIRVEPLSTWLERFKAPTSAVARHGDTVYVSGFPPFDPETGEVVANATIERQTELVLQQLKLCVETAGSSLDQVLKCNVYCTSVDAFPVVNAVYGRFFGPNPPARIFINVPAWPGGFDIEIDCVAALA; translated from the coding sequence ATGGCCCGCGAACTTATCCGCGTCGAACCGCTTTCGACCTGGCTCGAACGATTCAAGGCACCGACGTCCGCCGTCGCGCGTCACGGCGATACGGTCTACGTGTCGGGCTTTCCGCCGTTCGATCCGGAAACCGGCGAAGTCGTTGCGAATGCAACCATCGAACGGCAGACGGAACTGGTGCTTCAGCAGTTGAAGCTGTGCGTCGAGACGGCGGGTTCGTCGCTCGATCAGGTGTTGAAGTGCAATGTCTATTGCACGTCCGTGGATGCGTTTCCTGTCGTGAACGCCGTCTACGGACGCTTCTTCGGACCGAATCCGCCGGCACGCATCTTCATCAACGTGCCGGCGTGGCCGGGCGGCTTCGACATCGAGATCGACTGCGTCGCGGCGCTCGCGTGA
- a CDS encoding oxaloacetate decarboxylase: MPRTVAEKRAAFRALHESGCFMLPNPWDVGSARYLATLGFKALATTSSGFAWSRGYADNHVTRDAVLAHLREIVEATDLPVNADFESGFGATPEEVAQSVKLAVETGVAGLSIEDSTGDAAAPLFPVDVAVARMKAARRAIDESGGDTLLVGRAENFFAGKPDIDDAIARLKAYSDAGADCLYAPGIKTREQIEAVVKAVGPKPVNLLIGGVSEFTLSDVAALGVRRVSVGGGLARAAWGGFIRAAQGLGEGRFDGFKDAAAGNDLNGIFDARG, encoded by the coding sequence ATGCCCCGCACCGTCGCCGAGAAACGCGCGGCTTTTCGCGCGCTGCACGAATCCGGTTGTTTCATGTTGCCGAATCCCTGGGATGTCGGTTCCGCGCGTTATCTCGCGACACTCGGCTTCAAGGCGCTCGCGACGACGAGTTCCGGTTTCGCCTGGTCGCGAGGCTACGCGGATAACCACGTGACGCGCGACGCCGTGCTCGCGCACTTGCGCGAGATCGTCGAGGCGACCGACCTGCCCGTGAACGCGGACTTCGAAAGCGGCTTCGGCGCGACGCCGGAGGAAGTCGCGCAGAGCGTGAAGCTGGCGGTGGAAACGGGCGTCGCGGGCTTGTCGATCGAAGACTCGACCGGCGATGCAGCGGCGCCGCTCTTTCCGGTCGATGTCGCCGTGGCGCGCATGAAGGCGGCGCGGCGCGCGATCGATGAAAGCGGCGGCGACACGCTGCTCGTCGGCCGCGCGGAGAATTTCTTCGCAGGCAAGCCCGATATCGACGATGCGATCGCGCGTCTCAAGGCCTATTCCGATGCGGGCGCGGATTGCCTCTACGCGCCGGGCATCAAGACACGCGAGCAGATCGAGGCGGTGGTCAAGGCGGTCGGGCCGAAGCCGGTGAATCTGCTGATCGGCGGCGTATCCGAATTCACTTTGAGCGATGTCGCCGCGCTCGGCGTGCGGCGCGTGAGCGTCGGCGGGGGACTCGCGCGGGCGGCGTGGGGCGGGTTCATCCGCGCGGCGCAGGGACTCGGCGAAGGGCGCTTCGACGGGTTCAAGGACGCGGCGGCGGGCAATGACCTCAATGGAATATTCGACGCGCGCGGATAG
- a CDS encoding MFS transporter, with translation MAATDSMTISTVNAGPRLDRLPISGFHKRVLWLIGAGMFLDSFDVYLAGGVLGALSKTGWSTMQLNAAFLSSTFIGMLIGAFTAGVLGDAKGRKFTYQFNLAVFGLASLAGAFAPDMTWLIVCRFFMGLGLGAEIVVGYGSVGEFMPPAVRGRWSAYLSLITNSALFFSTFLGYLIIPTIGWRAMFAIVGVGAMVVWVIRKKMPESPRWLESKGRYEEAEAILRAAEEESSRHAPLPPIDDTPRTVTKKTTLLELFSPSQIRRTFVSIVVQIAINMVIYGFIVWVPTFLMKQGVGMASSLGYSSLMALGGPAGALLGVLVADRIGRKNGLIAVAVLAAVIGWLYGNSTGVAMATLLGFLLFTLTYLMVALGIATYIPELFATENRMRANGIAGCAGRITGIFAPQLVVVMYAAGGVKDVLSMIIGALIVMAVVLAMFGIETNRRSLEDIAPTPATDDALAAAALSRESHR, from the coding sequence ATGGCGGCCACAGACAGCATGACGATCAGCACTGTAAACGCGGGTCCCCGCCTCGACCGATTACCGATCTCGGGCTTTCACAAGCGCGTGTTATGGCTGATCGGCGCGGGCATGTTTCTCGATTCCTTCGATGTCTATCTCGCGGGCGGCGTGCTCGGCGCGCTCTCGAAGACCGGCTGGTCGACGATGCAGCTCAACGCCGCGTTCCTCTCGTCGACCTTCATCGGCATGTTGATCGGCGCGTTCACGGCGGGCGTGCTCGGCGATGCGAAAGGCCGCAAGTTCACCTATCAGTTCAACCTCGCGGTGTTCGGCCTCGCGTCGCTGGCGGGCGCGTTCGCGCCGGACATGACGTGGCTCATCGTGTGCCGCTTCTTCATGGGGCTCGGCCTGGGCGCGGAGATCGTCGTCGGCTATGGCTCGGTGGGCGAGTTCATGCCGCCCGCGGTGCGCGGCAGATGGTCGGCGTATCTTTCGCTGATCACGAACTCGGCGCTCTTTTTCTCGACCTTCCTCGGCTATCTCATCATTCCGACGATCGGCTGGCGCGCGATGTTCGCGATCGTCGGCGTCGGCGCGATGGTCGTCTGGGTGATCCGCAAGAAGATGCCCGAGTCGCCGCGCTGGCTCGAATCGAAAGGCCGTTATGAGGAAGCCGAAGCGATCCTGCGCGCCGCCGAAGAAGAGTCGTCGCGCCACGCGCCGCTGCCGCCCATCGACGATACGCCGCGCACCGTGACGAAGAAGACCACGTTGCTCGAACTCTTCTCGCCTTCGCAGATTCGCCGCACGTTCGTGTCGATCGTCGTGCAGATCGCGATCAACATGGTGATCTACGGCTTCATCGTGTGGGTGCCGACGTTCCTGATGAAACAGGGCGTGGGCATGGCGTCGTCGCTCGGCTATTCGTCGCTGATGGCGCTCGGCGGGCCGGCGGGCGCGCTGTTGGGCGTACTCGTCGCTGACCGGATCGGCCGCAAGAACGGGCTGATCGCGGTCGCGGTGCTGGCGGCGGTGATCGGCTGGCTGTATGGAAATTCCACTGGCGTCGCAATGGCGACGCTGCTCGGCTTCCTGCTCTTCACGCTGACGTATCTGATGGTCGCGCTCGGCATCGCGACGTACATTCCCGAGCTTTTCGCCACCGAGAACCGCATGCGCGCGAACGGCATCGCGGGCTGCGCGGGGCGCATCACCGGCATTTTCGCGCCGCAACTCGTCGTCGTGATGTACGCGGCGGGCGGCGTGAAGGACGTGCTGTCGATGATCATCGGCGCGCTCATCGTGATGGCCGTCGTGCTGGCGATGTTCGGCATCGAGACGAATCGCCGTTCGCTGGAAGACATCGCGCCAACGCCTGCCACCGACGACGCGCTCGCGGCCGCGGCGCTGTCGCGCGAATCACATCGTTGA
- a CDS encoding MerR family transcriptional regulator: MPALLTIRDAAERLQVTPRTLKYYEERGLVTPTRSEGRYRLYSEQDLELFARILRLRSLGFSLQGIVEMLKRPMETQGEGRTGYSASSLREIEAALSQQIEAVDARIAAVRRELKEAQAVRSELAGDLDYLRRRIAGESKETLLQERMAARKPRKDIDE, translated from the coding sequence ATGCCCGCGCTTCTCACCATCCGCGACGCCGCCGAGCGCCTGCAAGTCACGCCGCGCACGCTCAAGTACTACGAGGAGCGCGGACTTGTCACGCCCACGCGCAGCGAAGGCCGCTACCGGCTCTACAGCGAGCAGGATCTGGAGCTGTTTGCGCGGATTCTGCGCCTGCGCTCGCTGGGATTCTCGCTGCAGGGCATCGTCGAGATGCTGAAGCGGCCGATGGAAACGCAAGGCGAAGGCCGCACCGGTTACTCGGCGTCCTCCTTGCGCGAAATCGAAGCAGCGCTGTCGCAGCAGATCGAAGCGGTGGATGCGCGCATCGCCGCCGTGCGCCGCGAACTGAAGGAAGCACAGGCGGTGCGCAGCGAACTCGCCGGCGACCTCGACTATCTGCGGCGGAGAATTGCGGGCGAAAGCAAGGAAACGCTGTTGCAGGAACGCATGGCCGCGCGCAAGCCGCGCAAGGATATCGACGAATGA
- a CDS encoding DUF6516 family protein produces the protein MVGNRCVLEDLTTHQGVVKMSNTKASLIAKVREAYSHNAFVEVTIWHVPRPVPGCTHAYKYRLAYVVSNECVLRYDNEQGKGDHRHFVDGETAYEFTSVGQLYSDFLTDVKLWNRWRLR, from the coding sequence ATGGTCGGAAATCGTTGCGTGTTGGAGGATTTGACAACACATCAGGGTGTTGTCAAAATGTCCAACACAAAGGCCAGTCTCATTGCGAAGGTACGCGAGGCGTATTCGCACAATGCGTTCGTCGAAGTAACCATATGGCACGTTCCGCGGCCGGTACCGGGATGTACGCATGCGTACAAGTACAGGCTTGCGTACGTCGTATCGAACGAGTGCGTCCTGCGCTACGACAACGAGCAAGGGAAAGGCGATCACCGCCATTTCGTCGACGGTGAAACGGCTTATGAATTTACTTCCGTCGGGCAGCTTTATTCAGATTTCCTAACCGATGTGAAGCTCTGGAACAGATGGAGGTTGAGATGA
- a CDS encoding GntR family transcriptional regulator, with protein sequence MHTIPPEAARSADDVYVAIKDALAGGQYGAGQYLREEVLARSLGVSRTPVREALRRLDAEGWVETRPNYGVRVKAWTLQDAREIFEARLLIEPYLAGRAALSIGASDIARLKELADAMLAITQHPTTAESCEAWFTANGEFHAIITAAANNARLDRSLRSMKETPLIKWTFDTYDDRDRERSARQHFEIVLALEQRNAAWAEAVTRCHILAAEKAVLDRHDREHSAFQP encoded by the coding sequence TTGCATACAATCCCGCCCGAAGCAGCGCGTTCCGCGGACGACGTCTACGTCGCCATCAAGGACGCGCTCGCCGGCGGTCAGTACGGCGCCGGCCAGTATCTGCGCGAGGAAGTGCTGGCGAGAAGCCTCGGTGTGAGCCGCACGCCCGTGCGCGAAGCCTTGCGTCGGCTGGATGCCGAAGGCTGGGTCGAAACGCGCCCGAACTACGGCGTGCGCGTGAAGGCGTGGACCTTGCAGGACGCGCGCGAGATCTTCGAGGCGCGCCTTCTGATCGAGCCGTATCTCGCCGGGCGCGCGGCGCTTTCGATCGGCGCATCGGATATTGCGCGTCTCAAAGAACTGGCCGACGCGATGCTCGCCATCACCCAGCATCCGACGACCGCCGAATCCTGCGAAGCGTGGTTCACCGCGAACGGCGAATTCCACGCGATCATCACGGCCGCCGCGAACAACGCGCGTCTCGACCGCTCGCTCAGGTCGATGAAGGAAACGCCGCTCATCAAATGGACGTTCGACACCTACGATGACCGCGACCGCGAGCGCAGCGCGCGACAGCACTTCGAAATCGTACTCGCGCTCGAACAGCGCAACGCCGCGTGGGCGGAAGCCGTCACGCGCTGCCATATCCTCGCCGCCGAAAAGGCGGTGCTCGACCGCCACGACAGGGAACATTCCGCGTTCCAGCCTTGA
- the katG gene encoding catalase/peroxidase HPI: MSNESKCPFTHAAGTGTTNRDWWPRQLRVDLLNQHSGKSNPLDTGFDYAEAFKSLDLAAVKQDLAAVMTDSKDWWPADFGHYGPLFIRMAWHSAGTYRIGDGRGGGGRGQQRFAPLNSWPDNVSLDKARRLLWPVKQKYGQKLSWADLIILAGNVALETMGFKTFGFAGGREDTWEPDQDVYWGNEKTWLGGDVRYGKGAAGNDDDQGVITADVQKHGEEVSRTDAGRNLENPLGAVQMGLIYVNPEGPDGNPDPLAAAHDIRETFARMAMNDEETVALIAGGHTFGKTHGAGPADNVGPEPESADLENMGLGWKSSYGSGKGADTITSGLEVTWTTTPTKWGSGFWESLFGHEWELTKSPAGANQWVAKDSAETVPHAHDPSKKIKPTMLTTDLSLRFDPEYATISKRFWENPDQFADAFARAWFKLTHRDMGPKARYLGPEVPSEELLWQDPIPEVDHPLVGDEEVAALKQKVLASGLSISELVSAAWASASTFRGSDKRGGANGARIRLAPQKDWEANEPEQLAKVLKTLEGIQGEFNGGQSGGKKISIADLIVLAGGAAIEKAAEKAGHKVTVPFTPGRMDATQDQTDVQSVGALEPVADGFRNFIKSNVRVPSEALLIDRAQLLTLTAPEMTALIGGLRVLNGSGKGTHGVFTDKPETLTNDFFVNLLDMNTEWQPMSSARDVFEGRDSKTGQRKWTGSRVDLIFGSHSVLRAFAEVYASSDAQEKFVKDFVAAWAKVMNLDRFDLKK, translated from the coding sequence ATGTCGAACGAATCGAAGTGCCCGTTTACGCATGCCGCCGGCACAGGAACGACGAACCGCGACTGGTGGCCGCGGCAACTACGGGTGGATCTGCTGAATCAGCATTCCGGCAAGTCGAATCCGCTGGATACGGGTTTCGACTACGCCGAAGCATTCAAGAGCCTCGATCTCGCCGCGGTCAAGCAGGACCTCGCAGCGGTGATGACCGATTCGAAGGACTGGTGGCCCGCCGACTTCGGCCACTACGGTCCGCTGTTCATCCGCATGGCGTGGCACAGCGCGGGCACCTACCGCATCGGCGATGGACGGGGAGGCGGCGGGCGCGGCCAGCAGCGTTTCGCGCCGCTCAATAGCTGGCCGGACAACGTCAGCCTCGACAAGGCGCGGCGTCTGCTCTGGCCGGTGAAGCAGAAATACGGCCAGAAACTTTCCTGGGCCGACCTCATTATTCTGGCGGGCAATGTCGCGCTCGAAACGATGGGCTTCAAGACCTTCGGCTTCGCAGGCGGCCGCGAGGACACGTGGGAGCCGGATCAGGACGTCTACTGGGGCAATGAGAAAACCTGGCTCGGCGGCGATGTCCGCTACGGCAAGGGCGCGGCGGGCAACGACGACGATCAGGGCGTGATCACCGCCGATGTCCAGAAACACGGCGAGGAAGTCAGCCGCACCGACGCCGGCCGCAATCTGGAGAACCCGCTCGGCGCGGTGCAGATGGGTCTGATCTACGTCAACCCGGAAGGCCCGGACGGCAATCCCGATCCGCTCGCGGCAGCGCACGACATCCGCGAGACCTTCGCGCGCATGGCGATGAACGACGAGGAAACCGTCGCGCTGATCGCCGGTGGACACACCTTCGGCAAGACGCACGGCGCGGGTCCGGCGGACAACGTCGGCCCCGAGCCGGAATCCGCCGATCTGGAGAACATGGGCCTCGGCTGGAAGAGCAGCTACGGCAGCGGCAAGGGCGCGGACACGATCACGAGCGGTCTCGAAGTCACCTGGACCACCACGCCGACGAAGTGGGGCAGCGGCTTCTGGGAAAGCCTGTTCGGACACGAATGGGAGCTGACGAAGAGTCCGGCGGGCGCGAATCAATGGGTCGCGAAGGATTCGGCGGAGACCGTGCCGCACGCGCACGATCCATCGAAGAAGATCAAGCCGACCATGCTGACGACGGACCTGTCGCTGCGCTTCGATCCGGAATACGCGACGATTTCGAAGCGCTTCTGGGAGAACCCCGACCAGTTCGCCGATGCCTTCGCCCGCGCGTGGTTCAAGCTGACGCACCGCGACATGGGTCCGAAGGCGCGCTATCTCGGGCCTGAAGTGCCGTCGGAAGAACTGCTGTGGCAAGACCCGATTCCGGAAGTCGATCATCCGCTGGTCGGCGATGAAGAGGTCGCGGCGCTCAAGCAGAAAGTGCTGGCGTCGGGGCTGTCGATCTCCGAACTGGTGTCGGCGGCGTGGGCATCGGCATCGACGTTCCGTGGGTCCGACAAGCGCGGCGGCGCCAACGGCGCGCGCATTCGCCTCGCCCCGCAGAAGGACTGGGAAGCGAACGAGCCGGAGCAGCTTGCGAAGGTGTTGAAGACGCTCGAAGGCATTCAGGGCGAATTCAACGGCGGGCAATCCGGCGGCAAGAAGATCTCGATAGCCGATTTAATCGTGCTGGCGGGCGGCGCGGCGATCGAAAAGGCCGCCGAGAAGGCCGGTCACAAGGTCACGGTGCCGTTCACGCCGGGCCGCATGGACGCCACGCAGGACCAGACCGACGTGCAATCGGTCGGGGCGCTCGAACCGGTCGCCGACGGCTTTCGCAACTTCATCAAGTCCAACGTGCGCGTGCCTTCCGAAGCGTTGCTGATCGACCGGGCGCAACTGCTGACGCTGACCGCACCGGAGATGACCGCGCTCATCGGAGGATTGCGCGTGCTGAACGGGTCCGGCAAGGGTACGCATGGCGTCTTCACCGACAAGCCCGAAACGCTGACGAACGACTTCTTCGTCAACCTGCTCGACATGAACACGGAATGGCAGCCGATGTCGTCGGCCCGCGATGTGTTCGAAGGGCGCGACAGCAAGACGGGTCAGCGCAAGTGGACCGGCAGCCGTGTCGACCTGATCTTCGGGTCGCATTCGGTGCTGCGCGCGTTCGCCGAAGTCTATGCGAGCAGCGATGCGCAGGAGAAGTTCGTGAAGGACTTCGTCGCGGCCTGGGCCAAGGTGATGAACCTCGATCGTTTCGATCTGAAGAAGTAG